One segment of Nodosilinea sp. PGN35 DNA contains the following:
- the ftsH3 gene encoding ATP-dependent zinc metalloprotease FtsH3 codes for MNKRWRNAGLYALLVVVVIALATAIFDGSGPETQTWRYSQFLDAVQNNQIERVSISADRTRARFTDPEGNGQIIVNLPNDQDLISTLETNNVDIVVMPQSDDSVWVRAFSTLLIPILLLGVLFFVLRRAQSGPGSQAMNFGKSKARVQMEPQTQVTFGDVAGIEQAKLELTEVVDFLKNADRFTAVGAKIPKGVLLVGPPGTGKTLLAKAVAGEAGVPFFSISGSEFVEMFVGVGASRVRDLFEQAKTNAPCIVFIDEIDAVGRQRGAGLGGGNDEREQTLNQLLTEMDGFEGNTGIIIIAATNRPDVLDAALLRPGRFDRQVVVDRPDYAGRLEILNVHARGKTFSKDVDLQKIARRTPGFTGADLSNLLNEAAILAARRNLTEISMDEVNDAIDRVLAGPEKKDRVMSEKRKELVAYHEAGHALVGALMPDYDPVQKISIIPRGRAGGLTWFTPSEDRLESGLYSRSYLQNQMAVALGGRIAEEIIFGEEEVTTGASNDLQQVARVARQMVTRFGMSDKLGPVALGRQQGNMFLGRDIAAERDFSEETAATIDSEVRGLVDQAYTRAKQVLTQNRHVLDQLATMLVDKETVDSEELQQLLATNDVSMASIV; via the coding sequence GTGAACAAACGGTGGAGAAACGCAGGTTTATACGCCCTGCTGGTCGTGGTAGTGATTGCCCTGGCGACCGCAATTTTTGACGGTTCTGGCCCTGAAACCCAGACCTGGCGCTACAGCCAATTTTTAGACGCGGTGCAAAACAACCAGATCGAGCGCGTCAGCATCAGCGCCGATCGCACCCGCGCCCGCTTTACAGACCCTGAGGGCAACGGTCAGATCATCGTCAATCTGCCCAACGACCAGGATCTAATCAGCACCCTAGAAACCAACAATGTCGATATTGTCGTCATGCCCCAGAGCGACGACAGCGTTTGGGTGCGGGCCTTCAGTACCCTGCTGATCCCCATTTTGCTGCTGGGGGTGCTCTTCTTCGTGCTGCGCCGCGCCCAGAGCGGCCCCGGCAGCCAGGCGATGAACTTTGGCAAGTCCAAAGCTCGCGTGCAGATGGAGCCCCAAACCCAGGTCACCTTTGGCGATGTGGCCGGCATCGAGCAGGCTAAGCTCGAGCTGACCGAAGTGGTTGACTTCCTCAAAAACGCCGACCGCTTCACCGCCGTCGGGGCCAAGATTCCCAAGGGTGTGCTGCTGGTTGGCCCTCCCGGTACTGGTAAAACCCTGCTGGCCAAGGCCGTGGCGGGCGAGGCGGGCGTGCCCTTCTTCTCCATCTCCGGTTCTGAATTTGTGGAAATGTTCGTCGGTGTGGGGGCCTCCCGCGTCCGCGACCTGTTTGAGCAGGCCAAGACCAACGCTCCCTGTATCGTCTTTATCGACGAGATCGACGCCGTGGGCCGCCAGCGGGGCGCAGGCCTCGGCGGCGGCAACGACGAGCGCGAGCAAACCCTCAACCAGCTGCTCACCGAAATGGATGGCTTCGAGGGCAATACCGGCATCATCATCATCGCTGCCACCAACCGCCCCGACGTACTTGATGCCGCCCTGCTGCGCCCCGGTCGCTTTGACCGTCAGGTGGTGGTCGATCGCCCCGACTACGCCGGTCGTTTGGAGATCCTCAACGTCCACGCCCGCGGCAAGACCTTCTCTAAGGATGTCGATCTACAAAAGATTGCCCGCCGCACCCCTGGGTTCACCGGGGCCGACCTGTCGAACCTGCTGAACGAGGCCGCCATTCTCGCCGCCCGCCGCAACCTCACCGAGATTTCCATGGATGAGGTCAACGATGCGATCGATCGCGTCCTGGCTGGCCCCGAGAAAAAAGACCGCGTCATGAGCGAAAAGCGCAAAGAGCTGGTCGCCTACCACGAAGCCGGTCACGCCCTGGTCGGTGCCTTGATGCCCGACTACGACCCCGTTCAGAAAATCAGCATCATCCCTCGCGGTCGGGCCGGGGGTCTGACCTGGTTTACCCCCAGCGAAGATCGCCTGGAGTCGGGCCTCTACTCTCGCTCCTACCTGCAAAACCAGATGGCCGTGGCCCTGGGTGGCCGCATCGCCGAAGAAATTATCTTTGGCGAAGAGGAAGTCACCACCGGGGCTTCCAACGACCTCCAGCAGGTGGCCCGCGTGGCTCGCCAGATGGTGACCCGCTTTGGCATGAGCGACAAGCTCGGCCCCGTGGCCCTCGGTCGCCAGCAGGGCAACATGTTCCTGGGTCGCGACATCGCCGCCGAGCGCGATTTCTCTGAAGAAACCGCCGCCACCATCGATTCCGAAGTGCGCGGTCTGGTTGACCAGGCATACACCCGCGCCAAGCAGGTGCTCACCCAAAACCGCCACGTGCTCGATCAGCTAGCCACCATGCTAGTGGACAAAGAAACGGTGGATTCTGAAGAGCTGCAACAGCTGCTCGCCACCAACGACGTCAGCATGGCCTCGATTGTGTAA
- a CDS encoding YbjQ family protein, translating into MTVQPRSSASSIILTNIETVPGKTITQHLGLVQGSSVRAKHIGRDIAAGLKNIVGGELKGYTELLQEARQEATNRMVQDAQRLGANAIVNVRFATSSLTQGAAELFAYGTAVRVD; encoded by the coding sequence ATGACCGTTCAACCTCGATCTTCTGCATCTAGCATCATTCTCACCAATATCGAAACTGTCCCCGGCAAGACCATTACGCAACACCTGGGGTTGGTGCAGGGCAGTTCGGTGCGGGCCAAGCACATTGGTCGCGACATTGCCGCCGGGCTCAAAAATATTGTGGGCGGCGAGCTCAAGGGTTACACCGAGCTGCTGCAAGAGGCTCGCCAAGAGGCCACCAACCGCATGGTGCAAGACGCCCAGCGGCTGGGCGCAAACGCCATTGTCAACGTGCGTTTTGCCACCTCGTCGCTGACCCAGGGTGCGGCAGAACTGTTTGCCTACGGCACCGCCGTGCGGGTGGATTAG
- a CDS encoding YbjQ family protein produces MDGLIIFAVLLGVGYFFGTRAEKQHFRHLQQREQSTQGLVLSTAGARVSLPKAQQAQLFTGSVVVSSDFFKTFIAGILNVFGGRITVYESLLERGRREALLRMEEAALAWGADQVVNIRIQTAELSGNSGQGVVALEVIAYGTGVR; encoded by the coding sequence ATGGATGGGTTAATTATCTTTGCGGTATTGCTGGGGGTTGGCTACTTTTTTGGCACCCGCGCCGAAAAGCAGCATTTTCGCCATCTACAGCAGCGAGAGCAGAGCACTCAAGGGCTGGTGCTCAGTACGGCTGGGGCCAGGGTTTCTCTGCCCAAAGCACAGCAGGCGCAGCTGTTCACCGGCAGCGTAGTGGTGTCATCGGATTTCTTTAAGACCTTTATTGCGGGCATATTAAACGTTTTTGGCGGGCGGATTACGGTCTATGAAAGCCTGCTGGAGCGGGGGCGTCGAGAGGCCCTGCTGCGGATGGAAGAAGCTGCCCTGGCCTGGGGTGCAGACCAGGTGGTTAACATTCGCATTCAAACCGCTGAGCTAAGCGGCAACAGCGGCCAGGGCGTGGTTGCTCTTGAAGTAATTGCCTACGGCACAGGCGTTCGCTAG
- a CDS encoding TMEM165/GDT1 family protein, with protein MHPLTGFTAGLLLITLSELGDKTFFIGMILATRHPRRWVFLGVTAALFVMTVLSVAIGQMVTVLPQYYVQALTVALFLGFGLKLLYSASRMTGGGSLAEEQAEALEAVEECEAGVSKWSVRTVLIESFSLTFVAEWGDRTQFATIALAAANHPVGVVLGATLGHAVCAAIAVACGKLIAGRISERWLTVVGGLLFIVFGLIAAVDMG; from the coding sequence ATGCACCCATTAACCGGCTTTACCGCTGGCCTGCTGCTGATTACCCTATCTGAACTAGGGGATAAAACCTTTTTTATCGGCATGATTTTGGCGACCCGGCACCCCCGCCGCTGGGTGTTTTTAGGGGTCACCGCCGCGCTGTTTGTGATGACGGTTTTGTCGGTAGCCATTGGCCAAATGGTCACGGTGCTGCCCCAATACTATGTGCAGGCCTTGACCGTAGCGCTCTTTCTGGGGTTTGGGCTGAAGCTGCTGTACAGCGCCAGCCGCATGACCGGGGGCGGCAGCCTGGCCGAAGAGCAGGCCGAGGCCCTGGAGGCCGTCGAAGAGTGCGAGGCTGGAGTGAGCAAATGGTCGGTCAGAACGGTGCTGATTGAGTCCTTTAGCCTGACGTTTGTAGCTGAGTGGGGCGATCGCACCCAGTTTGCCACCATTGCCCTGGCGGCGGCCAACCACCCGGTGGGGGTGGTGCTGGGGGCGACCCTGGGGCACGCGGTATGTGCGGCGATCGCCGTTGCCTGCGGCAAACTGATCGCCGGGCGCATTTCAGAGCGCTGGCTCACCGTTGTTGGCGGCCTGCTGTTTATCGTCTTTGGTCTAATTGCCGCTGTAGACATGGGTTAG
- a CDS encoding cytochrome b/b6 domain-containing protein, with protein sequence MSKLIPYQPLILRILHGIAGLLAMGALITGFLVYNTYDGRFGSIALPSLPDIQGIHGTFGLFFLLTFPALAIYSFHWGYRRLLFPNFWARLTHQVGKPGWWVNLQRLLNTAMLLAATLAVVTGRMMQEAWLPAGELHHIWYQLHLTAWLVLLTTLLGHIAMGLKVGGVPLLLSMVQTKYRSEESPSLWIRYVREKFRERFGR encoded by the coding sequence ATGTCTAAATTAATTCCCTATCAGCCTCTTATTTTAAGAATTTTGCATGGCATTGCTGGCCTGCTGGCCATGGGTGCATTGATTACCGGCTTTCTGGTTTACAACACCTATGACGGTCGGTTTGGCTCTATTGCTTTACCGTCGCTGCCAGACATCCAAGGCATTCACGGCACGTTCGGGCTTTTCTTTTTGCTGACCTTTCCCGCCCTTGCCATCTATAGTTTTCATTGGGGATACCGGCGATTACTGTTTCCTAACTTTTGGGCTCGACTGACCCATCAAGTGGGCAAACCCGGCTGGTGGGTCAATCTTCAGCGACTTTTAAATACCGCTATGCTTCTGGCCGCTACATTAGCCGTAGTGACCGGCAGAATGATGCAAGAGGCATGGCTACCTGCTGGCGAGCTGCACCATATTTGGTACCAGCTGCATTTGACGGCGTGGCTGGTGCTGTTGACAACTTTGTTGGGCCATATTGCCATGGGTCTCAAGGTTGGCGGGGTACCCTTGCTGCTTTCTATGGTGCAGACGAAGTACCGCTCAGAAGAATCGCCCTCCCTGTGGATCAGATATGTTCGAGAAAAATTCCGCGAGCGATTTGGGCGTTAG
- a CDS encoding isochorismatase — protein MPPSAQLPIPDFYRPSRVGEVWSVPYQQRATEAHAWAKAHNLAPAAEDARRLCLLLIDVQNTFCIPGFELFVGGRSGQGAVDDNRRLAEFIYRNLGQITTITATLDTHQAMQVFHPAFWVDAEGENPPPMTLIHYDDVVQGKWRVNPAMAANLTTSPDLQEYALHYTKTLDDRGKYPLTIWPYHSMLGGIGHALVPAIEEACFFHTIARQSQSRFELKGSNPLTENYSVLSPEVTEDGRGGAIAQKNIPLIQTLLTFDAVIVAGQAKSHCVAWTVADLLSDIQATDPALAQKVYLLDDCASPVVVPDVVDFTDQAEAAYQRFAEAGMHRVQSTTAIADWP, from the coding sequence ATGCCCCCTTCAGCCCAGCTGCCCATTCCCGATTTTTATCGCCCCAGCCGGGTGGGTGAAGTGTGGTCGGTGCCCTACCAGCAGCGCGCCACCGAGGCCCACGCCTGGGCTAAGGCCCACAACCTTGCCCCCGCCGCCGAGGATGCCCGTCGCCTCTGCCTGCTGCTGATCGATGTGCAGAACACCTTTTGCATTCCGGGCTTTGAGCTGTTTGTGGGCGGGCGATCGGGCCAGGGCGCGGTGGATGACAACCGCCGTCTGGCCGAGTTTATCTACCGCAATCTGGGGCAGATCACCACTATTACCGCCACCCTCGACACCCATCAGGCCATGCAGGTCTTTCACCCCGCCTTTTGGGTCGATGCCGAGGGCGAGAACCCGCCGCCGATGACCCTGATTCACTACGACGATGTGGTGCAGGGCAAGTGGCGGGTCAACCCGGCGATGGCCGCCAACCTCACCACCTCCCCCGATCTGCAAGAGTACGCCCTGCACTACACCAAAACCCTGGATGACCGGGGCAAGTATCCCCTCACCATCTGGCCCTACCACTCCATGCTGGGGGGCATTGGCCACGCCCTGGTACCGGCGATCGAAGAAGCCTGCTTTTTTCACACCATCGCCCGCCAGAGCCAGAGCCGCTTTGAGCTCAAGGGCAGCAACCCGCTGACGGAAAACTACTCGGTGCTCAGCCCCGAGGTGACCGAAGATGGCCGGGGTGGGGCGATCGCCCAAAAGAACATCCCCCTCATTCAAACTCTGCTGACCTTCGATGCGGTGATTGTCGCCGGCCAGGCCAAGAGCCACTGCGTCGCCTGGACGGTGGCCGACCTGCTGAGCGATATTCAAGCCACTGACCCGGCCCTGGCCCAAAAGGTCTACCTGCTCGACGACTGTGCCTCGCCGGTAGTTGTGCCCGACGTGGTCGATTTTACTGACCAGGCCGAGGCTGCCTACCAACGCTTTGCGGAGGCTGGCATGCACCGGGTGCAGTCCACTACGGCGATCGCCGACTGGCCCTAG
- a CDS encoding PhoX family phosphatase encodes MAKKPDIRTVFKKMVNLEDTNHNPSNNDSFEQVLNRARLGRRSFLKGSSSLAAAAMLGTGLAVGADATKQTGKAAKAAANLRLSFSPVAKSIADTLTVPEGYTARVLLATGDPIKRNVTPYKNDGTDNDFEVRAGDHHDAMHYFGLNRAGNGWDPNGSDRALLCINHEVCEDLGFVHPNGPTNYGPESTEARPAIEIDKEVAAHGVTVVEVVKQGSTYEINRDSRFNHRVTAATRCQISGPARRSPLMATAFSPSGEQTRGTLNNCANGYTPWGTYLTCEENWAGYFNRREEDSARTAKELASFKRYGIGSATSGRYNWSRAEAAGNPDLYRRWDTSKTAARPNQDYRNAANTFGWVVELDPFNPSAIPQKRTAIGRFAHEGCWPAAPVAGQPLVFYSGDDARNEYMYKFVSAASWDPRDANRGMAAGNKYLDAGTLYAAKFNEDGTGEWLPLTMNNPKIASYADYAFADEADVLINARIAADAAGATKMDRPEWGGVNPVNGDVYLTLTNNVSSSGGRGVGTPLNAANPRYYADAKGDTVSKGNVNGHIVRWREAAGNPAATAFEWDVYLFGARATAEADVNLSGLTDANDFSSPDGLWFSEAVPGLLWIQTDDGYITDVTNCMMLAALPGTVGDGAATMVTNKAVPINGDADQQVKTYMGQGASPTVLSRFLVGPRDCEITGITESPDGRVIFVNIQHPGENSESATDPALFTSHWPDGGNARPRSATVVITRNDGGRIAV; translated from the coding sequence ATGGCGAAAAAGCCAGATATCCGCACCGTTTTTAAAAAGATGGTCAACCTTGAGGACACAAATCACAATCCCTCAAACAACGATTCCTTCGAGCAAGTTTTAAACCGCGCCCGCCTGGGGCGACGGAGCTTTCTAAAGGGCAGTTCATCGCTGGCCGCCGCCGCCATGCTGGGCACCGGTTTGGCCGTTGGGGCCGACGCCACCAAGCAGACCGGCAAAGCCGCTAAAGCCGCCGCCAACCTGCGCCTCAGCTTTAGCCCCGTGGCTAAGAGCATTGCCGATACCCTGACGGTGCCCGAGGGCTACACCGCCCGCGTGCTGCTGGCCACGGGCGACCCGATCAAGCGCAACGTCACCCCCTACAAAAACGACGGCACCGACAACGACTTTGAGGTGCGGGCGGGCGATCACCACGACGCCATGCACTACTTTGGCCTCAACCGGGCGGGCAATGGCTGGGACCCCAACGGCAGCGATCGCGCCCTGCTCTGCATCAACCACGAAGTCTGCGAAGATCTGGGCTTTGTCCACCCCAACGGCCCCACCAACTATGGCCCCGAGAGCACTGAGGCCCGTCCGGCCATCGAGATCGATAAAGAAGTGGCGGCCCACGGCGTCACCGTGGTGGAAGTTGTCAAGCAGGGATCGACCTACGAGATCAACCGCGATTCGCGCTTTAACCACCGCGTGACCGCCGCCACCCGCTGCCAGATCAGCGGCCCCGCCCGGCGCAGCCCCCTGATGGCCACGGCCTTTTCCCCCAGCGGTGAGCAGACCCGGGGCACCCTCAACAACTGCGCCAACGGCTACACCCCCTGGGGCACCTACCTCACCTGCGAAGAAAACTGGGCGGGCTACTTCAACCGTCGCGAAGAGGACAGCGCCCGTACGGCTAAGGAACTGGCCTCCTTCAAGCGCTACGGCATTGGCAGTGCCACCTCGGGCCGCTACAACTGGTCGCGGGCCGAAGCGGCGGGCAACCCCGACCTCTACCGGCGCTGGGACACCAGCAAAACCGCCGCCCGCCCCAACCAGGACTATCGCAACGCCGCCAACACCTTCGGCTGGGTGGTCGAACTCGACCCCTTTAACCCCAGCGCCATACCGCAAAAACGCACGGCGATCGGGCGCTTTGCCCACGAAGGCTGCTGGCCAGCAGCCCCGGTGGCGGGTCAACCCCTGGTGTTTTACTCCGGCGACGACGCCCGCAACGAATACATGTACAAGTTTGTCTCCGCCGCCAGTTGGGATCCCCGCGACGCCAACCGGGGTATGGCCGCCGGGAATAAGTACCTGGATGCGGGCACTCTCTACGCCGCCAAATTTAACGAAGATGGCACGGGCGAGTGGCTGCCCCTGACCATGAATAACCCCAAGATCGCCAGCTACGCCGACTACGCCTTTGCCGATGAAGCCGACGTGTTGATCAACGCCCGCATCGCCGCCGATGCCGCCGGGGCCACCAAGATGGATCGGCCCGAGTGGGGCGGCGTCAACCCGGTGAATGGGGATGTCTACCTCACCCTGACCAACAATGTGTCGAGCAGCGGCGGGCGCGGTGTGGGCACCCCCCTCAACGCCGCCAACCCTCGCTACTACGCCGACGCTAAGGGGGACACCGTCAGCAAAGGCAATGTCAACGGCCACATCGTTCGCTGGCGCGAGGCCGCAGGCAACCCCGCTGCCACCGCCTTTGAGTGGGATGTGTACCTGTTTGGCGCGCGGGCTACCGCCGAGGCCGATGTCAACCTGTCTGGGCTCACCGACGCGAACGATTTCTCCAGCCCCGACGGTCTCTGGTTTAGCGAGGCGGTGCCCGGCCTGCTGTGGATTCAGACCGACGACGGCTACATCACCGATGTCACCAACTGCATGATGCTGGCGGCCCTGCCGGGAACCGTGGGCGACGGTGCCGCCACAATGGTGACCAACAAAGCGGTGCCGATCAACGGCGATGCCGATCAGCAGGTTAAGACCTACATGGGTCAGGGGGCGAGCCCCACGGTGCTGAGCCGGTTTTTGGTGGGGCCACGCGATTGTGAGATCACC